Proteins from a single region of Deltaproteobacteria bacterium:
- a CDS encoding YibE/F family protein: protein MKKFITRDIAFVAAVLLIPAGLFLFVGPQKHKRVTVYARIIGIEDNTEIMGTYLKVGEQKVTACVLRGPFQGRKIIVDNDLVGNLMLDRFIEVGDRAIFSLDLEEGVIREAELVDFDRQSWHLIMFVIFAMLLILFARHTGVKALVSFIFTVAVLVKILLPAVLKGYDPLLLCLSLAGLVASVTLLLVSGFSIRTLAAMVGVMIGMVLAAGLTVLAGKGIRLEGMASEHSLILLFSGYPYLNLDRIFWGAVILGASGAMVDVAIAIATAVEQVVKANPSLGARKLIQSGFEVGRAALGTMVTTLLLAYAGCSLFLLLVFDAKETHLARILNYNFVSAEILRILAGSIGMLMVAPITAVIAGVLYHRIYGSKVRIENSYRLEDVN, encoded by the coding sequence ATGAAGAAGTTTATAACCAGGGATATAGCTTTTGTTGCGGCTGTTCTGCTCATTCCTGCTGGTCTTTTTCTATTTGTTGGCCCTCAAAAGCATAAAAGGGTTACTGTATACGCCCGGATCATTGGGATCGAAGACAACACGGAAATCATGGGGACCTATTTGAAAGTGGGCGAGCAGAAGGTAACCGCCTGTGTCCTTCGGGGACCTTTTCAGGGGCGGAAAATCATTGTTGATAACGACCTGGTTGGCAATCTGATGTTGGACCGATTTATCGAGGTTGGAGACCGAGCCATATTTTCGCTTGATCTGGAAGAGGGGGTCATCAGGGAAGCAGAGCTGGTAGATTTTGATCGGCAGAGCTGGCATCTGATTATGTTCGTTATCTTTGCCATGCTTCTCATCCTCTTTGCCCGGCATACCGGGGTTAAGGCCTTAGTCTCCTTTATCTTCACTGTGGCGGTCCTGGTAAAAATCCTGCTCCCCGCTGTCCTTAAAGGATATGATCCTCTCCTTTTATGTCTCTCCCTGGCCGGTTTGGTAGCATCAGTCACCCTTCTTCTGGTCAGTGGGTTTAGTATCAGGACCCTGGCCGCCATGGTTGGAGTGATGATCGGTATGGTTCTGGCCGCCGGACTGACCGTTCTTGCTGGTAAGGGAATACGACTGGAGGGAATGGCTTCTGAGCATTCGCTCATACTTCTTTTTTCCGGATACCCATATCTTAACCTGGACAGGATATTTTGGGGGGCGGTTATCCTGGGGGCATCGGGAGCCATGGTTGACGTGGCTATTGCCATAGCCACCGCTGTGGAGCAAGTAGTCAAGGCCAATCCTTCTTTAGGCGCCAGGAAACTTATCCAATCAGGGTTTGAAGTGGGGCGGGCAGCCCTCGGCACCATGGTAACCACCCTTCTTCTGGCCTATGCCGGCTGCAGCCTCTTCCTTCTCCTGGTATTTGACGCCAAGGAAACACATCTGGCTCGTATTTTAAATTATAATTTCGTGTCGGCAGAAATCCTGAGAATTCTGGCCGGATCTATTGGCATGCTTATGGTCGCCCCCATAACGGCCGTCATCGCCGGAGTGCTTTACCACCGAATTTACGGTTCGAAAGTCCGAATTGAGAACTCGTACAGGCTAGAAGACGTTAACTGA
- a CDS encoding alkaline phosphatase: protein MPTKRRLLITLIVVFMALVLWIPQGVLAAGPKNVIFYIGDGMAAAQRRIPEEVYGRKLAMNTLPVVGIYTTYSLSSIVTDSAGAGTAMATGHKTRSTCISMDRKGKIAYETLAEAAKKLGKSVGILTTTRLTHATPATFAAHIRTRYWENKIADQYLDQGFEVWMGGGRRYFIPKTAHNRQEPDRGMKSKRKDERDLLKEFEAKGYSVLRTKSELIALEIKKGTKIFAAFTYSHLPYYLDRPDEVPNLAEMTLVAIKVLKQNPKGFFLMVEGGRIDHACHANASAGTVGDVIDLDNAVKVGIDFSKEDPDTLILVGGDHETGGMAMGIGKDYFMRPEVIKKVTKSEMWLGYGKVLKTPDKAIEIFTKYTRITDLTEEETKEIEKVIEYTKAGQGQKSPNRTYNPSWFGFTFASILSKRARIGWTTFAHTGHPVMITAGGPGSEKFTGFYDNTDIPKKITSLWGVTLKSWPVKRTGRKK from the coding sequence ATGCCCACAAAACGCAGACTGTTGATTACGTTGATCGTGGTATTCATGGCCCTGGTGCTATGGATTCCGCAGGGTGTCCTGGCTGCCGGACCTAAAAATGTCATCTTTTATATCGGCGACGGTATGGCCGCGGCCCAGCGACGGATACCCGAAGAAGTGTATGGCAGGAAGCTGGCTATGAACACCTTACCCGTTGTAGGCATTTATACCACCTATTCCCTGAGCAGTATCGTCACTGACTCTGCGGGCGCCGGGACGGCCATGGCTACCGGCCACAAGACTAGAAGCACATGTATATCTATGGATCGAAAGGGAAAGATCGCTTACGAGACCCTGGCTGAAGCGGCCAAAAAGCTGGGGAAGTCAGTCGGAATCCTAACAACGACTCGCCTTACCCATGCCACTCCAGCTACATTTGCCGCTCACATCAGGACCCGGTATTGGGAAAATAAAATTGCCGATCAATATCTGGATCAGGGGTTCGAGGTCTGGATGGGCGGCGGAAGAAGGTACTTCATCCCCAAAACCGCGCATAATAGACAGGAACCCGATCGCGGCATGAAGAGCAAGCGTAAGGACGAGCGAGATTTGCTTAAAGAGTTTGAAGCAAAAGGTTACAGTGTGCTTCGGACAAAAAGTGAGCTCATAGCACTTGAGATAAAAAAAGGCACCAAGATCTTTGCAGCCTTTACATATTCCCACCTGCCATATTATCTGGACAGGCCTGACGAGGTGCCCAATCTGGCGGAAATGACTCTTGTTGCTATTAAGGTTCTCAAGCAGAACCCCAAAGGCTTCTTCCTCATGGTAGAAGGTGGCCGAATTGACCACGCCTGCCATGCTAACGCTTCAGCTGGCACGGTTGGTGATGTAATAGACCTCGATAACGCGGTCAAGGTAGGAATAGATTTTAGTAAGGAAGATCCGGATACTCTTATCCTCGTGGGCGGAGATCACGAGACCGGTGGTATGGCCATGGGCATCGGAAAAGACTATTTCATGCGGCCAGAGGTCATTAAGAAAGTCACGAAAAGTGAGATGTGGCTTGGCTATGGGAAGGTCCTGAAGACCCCTGACAAGGCCATCGAGATCTTTACTAAATATACCAGGATTACAGACTTAACCGAGGAGGAAACCAAAGAGATAGAGAAAGTTATAGAATATACCAAAGCTGGACAGGGACAAAAAAGTCCGAACCGGACCTACAATCCTTCCTGGTTTGGTTTTACCTTTGCCAGCATCTTGAGCAAACGAGCCCGGATAGGATGGACGACTTTCGCGCATACCGGTCATCCGGTCATGATCACAGCCGGAGGTCCGGGGTCTGAAAAATTCACCGGGTTTTACGACAATACAGATATTCCCAAGAAGATAACCTCCCTATGGGGGGTTACCTTGAAATCCTGGCCGGTAAAGCGAACAGGAAGAAAAAAATAA